Sequence from the Ereboglobus luteus genome:
GCAGATTGCCAATACCATCGCGCCTGGCGAATCTCCGCAACTGGCGGGCACGGCGGTCGTGATGCCGGTGTTCAACGAGGATGTGAGCCGCGTTTTTGAGGGATTGCGCGTGGTGTTTCGCTCGTTGCAGGAGACGGGGCGGCTGGAGCATTTCGATTTTTTCATCCTCAGCGACTCCAACCAGCCAAACCAGTTGGTTCAGGAGGAGGTGGCGTGGGTGGAGCTTTGCAAGCAGGTCGGGGGCTTTGGAAAAATTTTCTACCGCAAACGCCGCCAGCAAATTAACAAGAAGGCGGGCAACGTGGCCGATTTTCTGCGCCGCTGGGGAAGGAAATACCGCTACATGGTCGTGCTCGACGCGGACAGCATCATGTCGGGCGACGCGCTGGTGAAACTGGTCGCGATGATGGAAAAAAATCCCGGAGTAGGCATCATCCAGACCGCGCCGCGCCTCGTGAACGGCGAGACGCTTTATGCGCGCCTGCAACAATTCGCGAACCGGCTCTACAGTCCGTTGTTTCTCGCGGGGCTGAATTTTTGGCAGCAGGACACGGGCAACTACTGGGGGCACAACGCGGTCATTCGCGTGCAGCCGTTCATCGAGCATTGCGGGCTGCCGGAGCTGCCGGGGCACGAACCGTTTGGCGGACGCATCCTGTCGCACGATTTTGTCGAGGCCGCGCTCATGCGCAAGGCGGGCTGGCAGGTGTGGCTCGCGGGCGATATTGAGGGCACCTACGAGGAGGGGCCGCCGACGCTGATCGACAGCGCCAAGCGCGACCGGCGCTGGTGCCAGGGCAACATGCAGCACAGCTGGCTGCTGCTGGCGAAAGGGTTCAGGCCGGTCAACCGCCTGCATCTGCTCATGGGCGTGATGGCGTATGTGTCGTCGCCATTGTGGCTGTTGTTCATGATGCTCGGCACCGTTTATGCCTTTGGCGTCGCAAACTCGCACGGGCGGGCGGTGGGAGAGTCGTTCGCGGGAGCGCTTGCGACGCACGGCGACGCGTCGGTTTTTGGCATGCCGATGCAGGCGACGGAGGCGCTCACGCTCTTTTTGCTAACGATGGTGATGCTGTTTGCGTCGAAGTTCATGAGCGTTTTCCTGACGCTGAAAAATCGCGATGCGGCGGAGTCGTTTGGCGGGAGAAAAAATCTCGTCGCGAGCACGCTGCTGGAGGTTGCGCTCTCGGTGTTTCTGGCGCCGGTCAACATGCTTTTCCACAGCAAGTTTGTCGTTTACACGCTGCTGGGGAAGGGCGTGTCGTGGGTCACGCAGAAACGCGGCGGCGATGACGGCACCGACTGGCGCGAGGCGATCATCACGCACGCGCCGCACATCGCCTTTGGTTTGGCGTGGGGCGCGCTGGCGTTTTACATCCGTCCGGTGTTCTTCTGGTGGCTTTCGCCGGTGCTGGCCGGGATGGTGTTTTCGATTCCGATTTCGATCGGCCTGGGAAAACTGCGCTTCGGGCGCGCCGCGGCGGAGGCGGGATTGATTCTCACGCCCGAGGAAACGCGCCCGCCGTATGAACTGCGCCGGTTGCGTTTGAACTTGGAGGAATGTTACAAGCAGATGCGTCCGCTGGATGTGTTGCGCGCTGACTACGGTTTGCTTCAGGCCGTGCTCGATCCGTATGTGAACGCCGTGCATGTTTCGATGTTGCGGCAAAAGGAGACGAGCAGCGAGGAGGCGCGCGAATACTTCGCGCACTTGCGCGACCGCCTGCTTTTGGACGGCCCCGGTGCGCTCGCGCAGAAGGAAAAAATGAGCCTGCTCCACGATGCGGAATCCATGATCTGGCTGCACCGCGAACTCTGGCGGCGTCCGGCGCGCGACCTTGCCGAATGGTGGCGGCTCGCCGTGCGCCAATACAACGTGCTCACAACCACTCCCGTGACGGCGTTGTATCGCTGATGGCGCGTCAAAACCGAAAACGGCGCGGCTTGCTCACAATTAAAACGTCCCGCGTTGCGCGTTTTGTCGCATCCAGTGGTCGACGAGCACCAGCGCGGCCATTGACTCGACAATCGGCACCGCGCGCGGCAGCACGCATGCGTCGTGACGTCCGCGCCCGGTCAGTTCCGTTTGCGCGCCGTGCGCATCGACGGTTTTTTGCGGCAGCATAATCGTGGCGGTCGGTTTGAATGCCACGTTGAAAAAAATCTCCTCGCCGTTGCTGATGCCGCCTTGCACGCCGCCGGAGCGGTTTGTCGCCGTGCGCGGTTTTCCGTCCTGCGAGATCCATGCGTCATTGTGCTCGGAGCCTTTTAACAGCGTTCCCGCAAAACCGCTTCCGATTTCAAAACCTTTCGACGCGGGCAGCGAAAGCATCGCCTTCGCCAGGTCCGCCTCCAGCCGGTCAAACACCGGTTCGCCCAATCCGGCGGGAATGCCGCGCACGCGGCACCGAATCACGCCGCCCACGGAATCGCCCGCGGCGCGCACTTCCTTGATGCGCTCGATCATCGCCTCCGCCGTCGCCGTGTGCGGGCAGCGCACCGCGCTGGCTTCGATTTGCCCGGGCGATGGAAACGGCATTTCCGAAAGCACGGTCTCCGGTATTGCGACATCCTGCACACGCGTCACGAACGCGCGGATTTCGACGCCCTTGGTTGCCAGCAGTTTTTTCGCGATCGCGCCGGCCGCCACGCGGCCGATTGTTTCGCGCGCGGAGCTGCGTCCGCCGCCGCGGTGATCGCGCACGCCATATTTCGCCTGATAAGTGAAATCGGCGTGCGACGGGCGGAATTTTTCGCGCATCTCGTCGTATGCGCCGGGGCGCTGGTCGGCGTTGCGCACCAGCATGGCGATTGGCGTGCCGGTTGTTTTTCCCTCGAACACGCCGGATAGGATTTCCACCGCGTCGGCCTCGTTGCGCGGAGTCACGATGTCGCTTTGCCCCGGACGCCGCCGGTCGAGTTCGGCCTGGATTTCCTCCGCTGTGATTGGCAGAAGCGGCGGGCATCCGTCCACCACCACGCCCACGCCCGCGCCGTGGCTTTCTCCCCAGGTCGTAATCGTGAACATCTTTCCGAAACTGTTTGGCATCGTGTCGATAAACACACCCGCCGCGGCCCCGCTCCGCAAGATTCAAATGGCAATTGCGAGCGCGATGGGGGGCTCTTGAAACAATGTAGATTTGGCCGGCCTCGTTTTGGAAATGCGACGGGAAAGTGTGATGGCGAATCGTGGCTTGGTTCGCGCGGGCGCTGGCCCAGTTCTTGCTTCAAGGCATGGATGAAGTCCGTAATCCGCCAAAGCTCGTGCTTGAGTTCCCGTCCAAAAAACCTCATCAGAAACCCTTTCGCATATCCTCGTTCCGCATTCCGATCTCCGCACCACACTTCCCACATGAGCGTAAGCCCAGCACGATTAAGCGCGATCTCAGCCGCCAACAACTACCGCGTCACCGCAACCGTGGCCTTCAATGAAAGCCACACCGCCGAGTTGTTTGGGCGGAATGTTTTCACCGACGAGCTCATGCAGGCGCGCCTTCCCAAGGCCATCTACAAGTCGCTTCGCAAAACCATCGAGACTGTCTCGAAGCTCGAACCCGCCACCGCCGACGCCGTCGCCACCGCCATCAAGGACTGGGCGCTCGAGCGCGGCGCGACGCACTACGCGCACGTCTTTCAACCGCTCACCGGGCTCACCGCAGAAAAACACGACAGCTTTCTCGAACCCGACGGCAAGGACGGCGCCATCGCCGAGTTTTCCGGCAAACAACTCATCCTCGGCGAATCCGACGCCTCCGCGCTGCCCTCCGGCGGCATTCGCGCCACATTCGAGGCTCGCGGTTACACGGCGTGGGATGTGACCAGCCCGTGCTACCTTCTCGAGAATCCCAACGGCGCCACGCTTTGCATTCCGACGGTTTTTGTCTCGTGGACGGGTGAAAGCCTAGACCTGAAAACCCCGATCCTGCGTTCCGCCGAGGCGCTCGACGAACAGGCGCGCCGCATACTGAAACTTTTCGGTCACACCGATGTTCCCCTCGTCACGCCGACCGCCGGCCCCGAGCAGGAATACTTTCTCATCGACCGCAATTTCTTCCTTGCCCGGCCCGACCTCATGACCGCCGGGCGCACGCTGTTCGGCGCGCGTCCGCCCAAGGGGCAGGAGTTTGCCGACCAATACTACGGCGTCATCCCCGAGCGCGTGCTCGCCTACATGCACGAGTGCGAGGCCGAGCTCTACAAACTCGGCGTGCCGATCAAGACACGCCACAACGAAGTCGCGCCCTCGCAATACGAAATCGCCCCCGTTTACGAAAACGCCAATGTCGCCGCCGATCATCAGCAGCTCACGATGATCGTGCTCAAGCGCGTCGCCCGCAAATACGGCTTCGAGTGCATCCTCCACGAAAAGCCCTTCTCCGGCGTCAACGGCTCCGGCAAGCACCTCAACTGGTCGCTCGGCAACAGCGTGCAGGGCAACCTTCTCGATCCCGGCGCCACGCCGCATGAGAACATGCAGTTTCTCGTTTTCTGCGCGGCGATCATTCGCGCCGTCCACCGCCACGGCGGGCTCCTCCGCGCCCTCGTCGGCTCGGCCAGCAACGACCAGCGCCTCGGGGCCAACGAGGCGCCGCCCGCAATCATATCCATCTTTCTCGGCGCGCAACTTTCCGACGTTTTTGAGCAACTCAAGAAAGGCCGCGCCTGCTCCTCCAAAAAGGCGGGCACCATCCAGCTCGGCGTGGACTCGCTTCCCGTTCTCCAGCGCGACACCGGCGACCGCAACCGCACCTCGCCCTTCGCCTTCACCGGAAATAAATTCGAGTTCCGCGCCGTCGGTTCCAACCAGTCCATCGGCGCGCCCCTCGCCGCGCTCAACACCATCGTCGCCGGCTCGCTCAACCGCATCGCCGACCAGCTCGAAAAAGGCGTCGCCGACGGCAAAAAACTTGAGGACGCCGTCTCCGAGGTCCTGACCCAGATCGCCAGGGAAAACGGCGCGGTCATATTCAATGGCAACGGCTACTCGCCCGAGTGGCACCGCGAAGCCGAGCGCCTCGGCCTGCTCAATTTAAAAACCACGCCTGACGCGGCCGTGTGGATGGTCGCGCCCGACACCGTCGAGTGTTTCGAGCGCATGAAGGTGCTCACCAAGCGCGAGCTCGAATCGCGCCGCGAGATCGCGCTCGAGCAATACTGCAAGGCGCTCAACGTCGAGACGCGCATCGTAATCGAAATGGTGAGCACAAAATACATTCCCACCGCGATTCGCTACCAAACCGAGCTCGCCCGGAACATCAACGAAATCAAGGCCGTTGGCGCCGTGCCCGACACGCGCCTTTTCGAACGCGTCAGCACGCTCATCGCCGGCCTTCAAAACGAACTCGACAAGCTCACCGGCATGCGCGGCAAGCAGGCGACACTGCCCGACCTGCTCGCCGAGGCGCGGCACTATTGCCACGAAGTTCTCCCGCAGCTCAACGCGATTCGCCAGGCGGTCGACGCCCTCGAAACCGTGTGTCCCGACGACACCTGGCCTGTGCCCACCTACGAGGAAATGCTGTTCATAAAATAAGGCCCCGGCCTTTTATCGAACATGCGTTGAGCGTTCTTTTTCCGAAGGCGAACAACGGCAGTGCGCAAAAAAACGCGCCGGATATTTCATCCGGCGCGTCTTGTTTTGAATGGCTTTGGGCCGGAGTTTTTTACTCCGTCTTGGCGGGGATTCGCTCAACAACCACGTTGCGGAAGGAGACGGGTTTGTTGGTGTAATACTGCAGGCCGATGCGGCCTTCGCCGACCATTTCGGCATATGGCTTTTGGAATTTGTTCTTGGTGCCGTCCGGGTTCTTGCCGGCTTCCTTCCACTTGGAGAGGTCGATGTTGATCACACGCTCGCCGTCGATCGCGACCTGGAGCTTCGGACCCTGGGCGATGACAGTGGCGTGATACCAGCGGCCGGGTTCGATTTCGATCTGGCGGCTGGGCTCGGATATGTCAACCACGGCGCCCATGGCGTATTTCGGATTTTTGGATTCATTTTGCTGAATCTGCACCTCGATGCCGTTTTGCACCCATTTGGAAATGTCGGTGCAGCGCAGGATGATGCCGCTGTCGCCTTTTTCCGCGCAGCGGAAGTCGAGGTTCAATGCGAAGTCGCCGTAGTTTTCCTTTGTCCAGATGGTGCCGTTGGCCTTGCCGGTGAGGACGCCGTCAACGAATTCCCATGTGCCTGCCTTGAACTGCGCGTTGGAGAGGGTGTCGTTAAAGAGCGGGCTGGGGCCGGGCCAGCGTTCGGTGCTGGAGGGGCGTTTCTTGGCCCATTGCTTGGAGATGTTCTTTTCATTGACATAACCGGCGGGGAGCACGCGGCCGTTGCGCAGGTCGTCGTCGCTGGCGGCGAGGGCGCGGTGAAACCAGTCAGCGCAGAGGGCGGTGTCGGCGTCGAGTTGAGCGACCGGCACTTTGTTTTCGTATTCCATGTAGGCGATGCCCTTGAATCCCTGGCGGCGCAGTTCGAGGATTTGCAGGGCGGCGTCACTCGCGCCGGTGCCCCACGGCATGTCCTGCGCGGCTTTCACACCGCGCTCGGTGAGGTCCTTGAAGTGGAGCGAGACAAGGCGGCCCTCGGCTTTGCGAAGCGTGGCGACGGGGTCGTAACCGCTGCGCGTCCAGTGGCCGGTGTCGGCGCACAGTCCCATGGTTTTCGCATGGGGCGCGACGGTGGCGAGGGCGAATTCGGGATCGGCGTAAACGGTTGGTTTCGCGTGGT
This genomic interval carries:
- the mdoH gene encoding glucans biosynthesis glucosyltransferase MdoH, translating into MTITPHELNAPRKIARRRRVFFTLVFMITGAATWLMADLFWRFDGRLTPLECAMLVLFVILFAQIALGFVTALTGFVISIRGGDRRQIANTIAPGESPQLAGTAVVMPVFNEDVSRVFEGLRVVFRSLQETGRLEHFDFFILSDSNQPNQLVQEEVAWVELCKQVGGFGKIFYRKRRQQINKKAGNVADFLRRWGRKYRYMVVLDADSIMSGDALVKLVAMMEKNPGVGIIQTAPRLVNGETLYARLQQFANRLYSPLFLAGLNFWQQDTGNYWGHNAVIRVQPFIEHCGLPELPGHEPFGGRILSHDFVEAALMRKAGWQVWLAGDIEGTYEEGPPTLIDSAKRDRRWCQGNMQHSWLLLAKGFRPVNRLHLLMGVMAYVSSPLWLLFMMLGTVYAFGVANSHGRAVGESFAGALATHGDASVFGMPMQATEALTLFLLTMVMLFASKFMSVFLTLKNRDAAESFGGRKNLVASTLLEVALSVFLAPVNMLFHSKFVVYTLLGKGVSWVTQKRGGDDGTDWREAIITHAPHIAFGLAWGALAFYIRPVFFWWLSPVLAGMVFSIPISIGLGKLRFGRAAAEAGLILTPEETRPPYELRRLRLNLEECYKQMRPLDVLRADYGLLQAVLDPYVNAVHVSMLRQKETSSEEAREYFAHLRDRLLLDGPGALAQKEKMSLLHDAESMIWLHRELWRRPARDLAEWWRLAVRQYNVLTTTPVTALYR
- the aroC gene encoding chorismate synthase; this encodes MPNSFGKMFTITTWGESHGAGVGVVVDGCPPLLPITAEEIQAELDRRRPGQSDIVTPRNEADAVEILSGVFEGKTTGTPIAMLVRNADQRPGAYDEMREKFRPSHADFTYQAKYGVRDHRGGGRSSARETIGRVAAGAIAKKLLATKGVEIRAFVTRVQDVAIPETVLSEMPFPSPGQIEASAVRCPHTATAEAMIERIKEVRAAGDSVGGVIRCRVRGIPAGLGEPVFDRLEADLAKAMLSLPASKGFEIGSGFAGTLLKGSEHNDAWISQDGKPRTATNRSGGVQGGISNGEEIFFNVAFKPTATIMLPQKTVDAHGAQTELTGRGRHDACVLPRAVPIVESMAALVLVDHWMRQNAQRGTF
- a CDS encoding glutamine synthetase III, with translation MSVSPARLSAISAANNYRVTATVAFNESHTAELFGRNVFTDELMQARLPKAIYKSLRKTIETVSKLEPATADAVATAIKDWALERGATHYAHVFQPLTGLTAEKHDSFLEPDGKDGAIAEFSGKQLILGESDASALPSGGIRATFEARGYTAWDVTSPCYLLENPNGATLCIPTVFVSWTGESLDLKTPILRSAEALDEQARRILKLFGHTDVPLVTPTAGPEQEYFLIDRNFFLARPDLMTAGRTLFGARPPKGQEFADQYYGVIPERVLAYMHECEAELYKLGVPIKTRHNEVAPSQYEIAPVYENANVAADHQQLTMIVLKRVARKYGFECILHEKPFSGVNGSGKHLNWSLGNSVQGNLLDPGATPHENMQFLVFCAAIIRAVHRHGGLLRALVGSASNDQRLGANEAPPAIISIFLGAQLSDVFEQLKKGRACSSKKAGTIQLGVDSLPVLQRDTGDRNRTSPFAFTGNKFEFRAVGSNQSIGAPLAALNTIVAGSLNRIADQLEKGVADGKKLEDAVSEVLTQIARENGAVIFNGNGYSPEWHREAERLGLLNLKTTPDAAVWMVAPDTVECFERMKVLTKRELESRREIALEQYCKALNVETRIVIEMVSTKYIPTAIRYQTELARNINEIKAVGAVPDTRLFERVSTLIAGLQNELDKLTGMRGKQATLPDLLAEARHYCHEVLPQLNAIRQAVDALETVCPDDTWPVPTYEEMLFIK
- a CDS encoding family 16 glycoside hydrolase, whose translation is MKKQLFALSALLLSLFTLHASLNAASGGIELGLQSYTFRTKQFNLTLEDALDRAVAMKIKNIQAYPGHKISAKVDEKFGHNMSAAAKAEVRNLFKKRGLNLTSYGVVNGKTEDEWRQIFAFAKEMGLRDVAVEPKDTSVIPLIAKLAGEYGVKAAVHNHAKPTVYADPEFALATVAPHAKTMGLCADTGHWTRSGYDPVATLRKAEGRLVSLHFKDLTERGVKAAQDMPWGTGASDAALQILELRRQGFKGIAYMEYENKVPVAQLDADTALCADWFHRALAASDDDLRNGRVLPAGYVNEKNISKQWAKKRPSSTERWPGPSPLFNDTLSNAQFKAGTWEFVDGVLTGKANGTIWTKENYGDFALNLDFRCAEKGDSGIILRCTDISKWVQNGIEVQIQQNESKNPKYAMGAVVDISEPSRQIEIEPGRWYHATVIAQGPKLQVAIDGERVINIDLSKWKEAGKNPDGTKNKFQKPYAEMVGEGRIGLQYYTNKPVSFRNVVVERIPAKTE